A window from Chrysemys picta bellii isolate R12L10 chromosome 2, ASM1138683v2, whole genome shotgun sequence encodes these proteins:
- the TCF7L1 gene encoding transcription factor 7-like 1 isoform X5, whose translation MIPELGSPYLPNGALSPGAARTYLQMKWPLLDVPAGATLKDSRSPSPAHLSNKVPVVQHAHHMHPLTPLITYSSDHFSPGSPPSHLSPEIDPKTGIPRPPHPSELSPYYPLSPGAVGQIPHALGWLVPQQGQPVYSIPPGGFRHPYPALAMNASMSSLMSSRFSPHMVPPAAHGLHPSGIPHPTIVSPIVKQESTQANMSPGGNSKSPGSVKKEEEKKPHIKKPLNAFMLYMKEMRAKVVAECTLKESAAINQILGRRWHSLSREEQAKYYELARKERQLHSQLYPTWSARDNYGKKKKRKREKQPQQQIQDTESSLASKSKKPCVQYLPIEKPCDSPASSHGSMLDSPATPSTALASPAAPAATHSEQAQPLSLTTKPEARAQLSLHSAAFLSSKAATSSSSLSSPSPLLSRPIPFATMTHTALLTSPPSFPAALPSPQAALAVLQAQPLSLVTKPAD comes from the exons TACCTGCAGATGAAGTGGCCGCTTCTTGATGTTCCGGCTGGTGCTACTCTGAAAGACAGCAGATCTCCATCGCCCGCACACTTA TCGAACAAAGTGCCCGTGGTGCAGCATGCACATCACATGCACCCGCTGACCCCGCTCATCACGTACAGCAGCGACCACTTCTCCCCGGGCTCGCCTCCTTCCCACCTCTCGCCAGAGATCGATCCAAAGACGG GAATTCCACGACCACCTCACCCTTCAGAACTGTCTCCTTATTACCCGCTGTCTCCTGGCGCTGTTGGCCAAATCCCTCATGCATTGGGCTGGCTGGTACCACA GCAAGGACAGCCAGTGTACTCCATTCCTCCCGGGGGATTCAGGCACCCATACCCTGCCCTAGCTATGAATGCCTCAATGTCCAG TCTGATGTCCAGTCGGTTTTCCCCCCACATGGTCCCGCCTGCCGCGCATGGCCTCCACCCTTCGGGAATCCCACACCCCACCATCGTCTCACCCATTGTCAAACAGGAGTCCACGCAGGCCAACATGAGCCCCGGAGGGAATTC GAAATCCCCCGGCAGTgtgaagaaggaggaggagaaaaagccCCACATAAAGAAGCCGCTCAACGCGTTCATGTTGTACATGAAGGAGATGCGGGCCAAGGTGGTGGCGGAGTGTACGCTGAAGGAGAGCGCGGCCATCAACCAGATCCTGGGACGAAGG TGGCATTCGCTGTCACGTGAGGAACAAGCCAAGTACTATGAGCTAGCCCGGAAGGAGCGACAGCTTCATTCACAGCTCTATCCCACTTGGTCTGCGCGGGATAACTAT GGgaaaaagaagaagagaaagcGAGAGAAGCAGCCCCAGCAGCAGATCCAGGACACGGAGA GCTCTCTGGCCTCCAAGAGTAAAAAGCCATGTGTGCAGTACCTGCCCATTGAGAAACCCTGCGATAGTCCTGCTTCCTCCCATGGCAGCATGTTGGATTCGCCTGCCACCCCATCAACCGCCTTGGCATCGCCCGCTGCCCCAGCTGCCACCCACTCTGAACAAGCTCAGCCCCTCTCACTCACCACCAAACCGGAAGCCAGGGCCCAGCTGTCTCTCCATTCAGCTGCTTTTCTGTCGAGTAAGgctgccacctcctcctccagccttagCAGCCCGTCGCCTCTTCTCTCCAGACCCATCCCGTTTGCCACAATGACCCACACGGCTCTCTTGACCTCGCCGCCTTCCTTCCCAGCTGCCCTTCCTTCCCCGCAGGCTGCCCTGGCTGTGCTACAGGCCCAGCCGCTCTCCCTGGTCACCAAGCCAGCTGACTAA